The Streptomyces sp. GSL17-111 region CGGACCTGGCGCGGTGTCTGTCGACGCCCGTCACGATGGACTGGATGGCGGTGTCCTCCTACGGTGCCGGCACCCAGTCGTCCGGTGTGGTGCGCATCCTGAAGGACCTGGACACCGACATCCAGGGCAAGCACGTCCTGATCGTCGAGGACATCATCGACTCGGGGCTGACGCTGTCCTGGCTGCTGTCGAACCTCGGTTCGCGCCAGCCCGCGTCGCTCAACGTGTGCACGCTCCTGCGCAAGCCGGACGCCGCGAAGGTCGCGATCGACGTCAAGTGGGTCGGGTTCGACATCCCGAACGAGTTCGTCGTCGGCTACGGCCTGGACTACGCGGAGAAGTACCGCAACCTGCCGTTCGTGGGCACGCTCGCCCCGCACGTCTACGGCGGCTGAGAACGTCGGCCGCCGCGCGGGCGCTCCCGGTGGGCCGTGAGCAGGCCGTGCGGGCCGCCGGGAACACCGGAGCCGCCCTCTCCGTTGGAGCAGGCGAGGGCGGCTCTCTTTACCACGCCCGCGAGCGGTGGGGGACAATGCTGGGGTACCGTCCGAAGGTCGGTCTTTTCAACTCACGATGGCAGGAGGGACGGGGCGTCACCGCCTCGTATGGATGGACGTGAAGCGATACTTCCGTGGGCCGGTCATGTGGATCGTGCTGGCCGTCCTCGCTGTGGTCGTGTTGATGCAGGTCGTCGGGTCATCCGAGGGCTACAAGACCGTTGACACCGGCCAAGTGGTCAAGGCGATCCGAGAGAACCAGGTCGAGTCGGCCAAGCTGACGACCGGCGACGAACAGACGGTCGAGCTTGAGCTCAAGGACGACGTCAAGGTCGAGGACAGCGACAAGATCAAGGCCAGCTACATCGACGACCAGGGCGTCGAGCTGGCCCGTGACCTGCAGGCCAAGTACCAGGACGGTCAGCTCGAAGGGGGCTACACCGTCTCGCCGAAGGAGCAGAGCCCGTTCGTCGGGATGCTCTTCTCCTTCCTGCCGTTCCTGCTGATCATCGTGATCTTCCTGTTCCTGATGAACCAGATGCAGGGCGGCGGCTCCCGGGTGATGAACTTCGGGAAGTCGAAGGCCAAGCTCATCACCAAGGACACGCCGAAGACCACGTTCTCGGACGTGGCCGGGTCGGACGAGGCCGTCGAGGAGCTCCACGAGATCAAGGAGTTCCTCCAGGAGCCGGCGAAGTTCCAGGCCGTCGGCGCGAAGATCCCCAAGGGCGTGCTGCTCTACGGCCCGCCCGGTACCGGTAAGACGCTGCTCGCCCGGGCCGTCGCCGGTGAGGCGGGCGTGCCCTTCTACTCGATCTCCGGCTCCGACTTCGTCGAGATGTTCGTCGGTGTCGGC contains the following coding sequences:
- the hpt gene encoding hypoxanthine phosphoribosyltransferase, which codes for MGTDLKSVLVTKEEIDAKLAELAELIDREYAGQDLLIVGVLKGAVMVMADLARCLSTPVTMDWMAVSSYGAGTQSSGVVRILKDLDTDIQGKHVLIVEDIIDSGLTLSWLLSNLGSRQPASLNVCTLLRKPDAAKVAIDVKWVGFDIPNEFVVGYGLDYAEKYRNLPFVGTLAPHVYGG